In Saccharomyces cerevisiae S288C chromosome VIII, complete sequence, a genomic segment contains:
- the YAP3 gene encoding Yap3p (Basic leucine zipper (bZIP) transcription factor) has translation MTPSNMDDNTSGFMKFINPQCQEEDCCIRNSLFQEDSKCIKQQPDLLSEQTAPFPILEDQCPALNLDRSNNDLLLQNNISFPKGSDLQAIQLTPISGDYSTYVMADNNNNDNDSYSNTNYFSKNNGISPSSRSPSVAHNENVPDDSKAKKKAQNRAAQKAFRERKEARMKELQDKLLESERNRQSLLKEIEELRKANTEINAENRLLLRSGNENFSKDIEDDTNYKYSFPTKDEFFTSMVLESKLNHKGKYSLKDNEIMKRNTQYTDEAGRHVLTVPATWEYLYKLSEERDFDVTYVMSKLQGQECCHTHGPAYPRSLIDFLVEEATLNE, from the coding sequence ATGACGCCTTCTAATATGGATGATAATACCAGCGGATTCATGAAATTTATTAACCCTCAATGCCAAGAGGAGGATTGTTGTATCAGAAATAGTCTATTCCAAGAAGATAGCAAATGTATAAAACAACAACCAGACCTATTGAGCGAGCAAACAGCACCCTTCCCAATTTTGGAAGACCAGTGTCCTGCTTTGAACCTTGACAGATCAAATAATGATTTGCTATTACAGAACAACATATCTTTCCCTAAGGGTAGTGATCTTCAAGCAATTCAACTAACCCCTATTTCAGGCGACTACTCTACCTATGTTATGGCagataacaataataatgataatgatagtTATAGTAATacaaattatttttctaaaaataatgGTATATCTCCAAGTTCGAGGAGTCCCTCAGTTGCTCATAATGAGAATGTTCCAGATGACTCTAaggcaaagaaaaaggctCAAAACAGAGCCGCCCAAAAAGCCTTCAGAGAGAGAAAAGAAGCCAGAATGAAAGAATTACAAGATAAATTGTTAGAAAGTGAAAGGAACCGCCAAAGtttattgaaagaaattgagGAACTAAGAAAGGCAAATACTGAAATCAACGCAGAGAACAGACTGCTACTGCGGAGTggtaatgaaaatttttcaaaggacATAGAAGATGATACCAACTACAAATATTCTTTCCCAACGAaagatgaattttttaccTCTATGGTCCTGGAAAGCAAACTGAATCACAAAGGCAAGTATTCGCTAaaggataatgaaattatGAAGCGAAATACCCAGTATACTGACGAAGCAGGAAGACATGTACTAACAGTCCCCGCCACCTGGGAGTATCTTTACAAACTTTCAGAAGAGAGGGACTTTGATGTGACATACGTTATGAGCAAATTGCAAGGACAAGAATGTTGTCATACCCATGGACCTGCGTATCCAAGAAGTTTAATCGATTTTCTAGTGGAGGAAGCTACTTTGAATGAATGA